Proteins found in one Mytilus edulis chromosome 2, xbMytEdul2.2, whole genome shotgun sequence genomic segment:
- the LOC139510418 gene encoding mucin-2-like codes for MNSLLMEQSVPPGVPMISGPQVIIMDDKVTLTCTVSSGKPGPSVRWLRDDTVIDETYTIVGGITTNNYTFTASANEQFAVFECQSENGLLQNPLSRTIFVEVYKTPRTPVLTGPTEMISGTPTTWTCLSDGGYPVQTLSMRVGNSAFSTELDTKTAFDRVSQTYTVTGTLSWAPTTANDGQTLYCDVTHPETIGPNNPQTVSLPLTVKSPLDVNAPQTQYNPTTGDTISLTCVITSGTATQVRWYKNNKLVIMAANLRLSGGNANTPSLTITQVQLTDAGSYICEATDGSATRNTTTITVSPKATPQPPILTGPSTVTPGTPYTWTCVSLGGFPEQTMSIRVDNSVFTNEATFKSEYDDSIKAFRVTGTLVWSPDTSYNGQKLYCEVTHPETLGPNNPQTTSLSLTVQSTPQTPELTGPASVISGTSHTWTCISSGGYPEQTMSIRVGNSVFGNEVTFNTVYDESSKTYRVIGTLVWSPTTTYNGETLYCDVLHPDTLGNSPQTVSLSLTVQATPNTPVLTGPASVAAGTSNTWTCVSSGGYPEQTMSIRVGNSVFGNEVTFNTVYDESSKTYRVTGTLVWSPTTTYNGETLYCDVLHPDTLGNSPQTVSLSLTVQATPQTPVLTGPASVTAGTSNTWTCVSSGGYPEQTMSMRVGNSVFGNEVTFKTVYDESSKTYRVTGTLVWSPTTTYNRETLYCDVLHPDTLGNSPQTVSLSLTVQATPQAPVLTGPASVISGTSHTWTCVSSGGYPEQTMSIRVGNSVFGNEVTFNTVYNQSSKTYRVTGTLVWSPSTTYNGETLYCDVLHPDTLGQAPQTVTLPLTVNTTPQPPTLTGPTTVSPRTRVAYRTPETWTCVSLGGFPEQTMSIRLENSVFTTEVTTKSEYDQTSKTYKVTGTLDWSPDTSNNGQSLYCDVTHPETLGPNNPQTVSLQLTVQATPQTPVLTGPASVISGTSHTWTCVSSGGFPEQTLSIRVGNSVFGNEVTFNTVYDESSKTYRVTGTLVWSPTTTYNRETLYCDVLHPDTLGNSPQTVSLPLTVQAIPQPPTLTGPTTATSGTPETWICISMGGNPEQKMSMRIGNTLLPNELTTSSEFDQNSKTYKVTGTLVWSPKTSNNGEMVYCDVTHETLGNSPQTVSLPLTVKTTPETPLLTGPTTMLSGTSNTWTCLSLGGNPKQTMSMRIGTTLLNSQVTISSEYDEKSKLNRVTGTLVWSPESKHNGETLSCDVLHPDTLGQSPQTVSLTLTVNSTPTKPTLTGPTKITTGVQKSWTCTSRGAFPEQSMTIRIGNSVFGNEVTVNSVYDDNSKTYEVTGTLLWTPSTSSDREVLYCDVFHPETLGSNNPQTTSLSLTIKDALTIIAPKTLYDPFTEDAVTLDCVITSGTPTEIKWYRNSDRIFVSVDPRLSGGNTDNPALTISEIEMADGGSYVCEATNEFSTVDTNTISLSPIEKPATEHYIITKILNGYNKLVRPTDPTVNVTHFLIPRELVHFEAGNLLLESMQCMSWIDPRLSWNRGQNRVSLPSSQIWIPDIVLLGQKYEPDFETKVIVTQGGNVVYCPQGQITSTTCQEKAGEVYECDFRFLSWSYDKVMLDIRLPATQSVDSHIDMSVFMEHEKYEVVSRCATREEVRHPCREGTYPELKYSIVLSRRRTFCRDYNQSPTCN; via the exons ATGAATTCTTTACTCATGGAACAATCAG TTCCTCCAGGAGTACCAATGATCAGTGGGCCACAGGTCATTATAATGGATGACAAAGTGACCCTTACCTGTACAGTGAGTAGTGGCAAGCCTGGTCCATCAGTCAGGTGGTTAAGAGATGACACCGTAATAGACGAGACGTATACCATAGTCGGTGGTATAACTACAAACAACTACACCTTTACTGCTTCCGCTAATGAACAGTTCGCTGTGTTTGAATGTCAATCAGAGAACGGACTCCTCCAGAATCCACTTTCGAGAACTATATTTGTGGAAGTTTACA AAACTCCACGGACCCCAGTCCTAACAGGTCCCACAGAAATGATATCAGGGACACCGACAACGTGGACTTGTTTATCTGATGGTGGATACCCTGTACAAACATTGTCCATGAGGGTTGGAAATTCAGCTTTTTCTACAGAGCTTGATACAAAAACAGCATTTGATCGCGTTTCACAAACATATACCGTAACTGGAACCCTTTCTTGGGCCCCAACAACAGCTAATGACGGACAGACACTCTACTGTGATGTTACTCATCCTGAAACTATAGGACCTAACAACCCACAGACAGTCAGTCTACCATTAACAGTTAAAT CCCCCTTGGATGTAAATGCACCACAGACACAGTATAACCCAACGACAGGGGATACAATCTCATTGACGTGTGTTATTACTTCTGGAACAGCAACGCAAGTCAGATGGTACAAAAACAACAAACTTGTTATTATGGCGGCAAATCTAAGACTTTCTGGTGGTAATGCTAACACACCGTCTCTAACAATTACTCAGGTCCAACTCACTGATGCTGGTAGTTACATATGTGAGGCTACAGATGGCAGTGCCACGAGGAACACCACTACCATAACAGTATCTCCAAAAG CTACACCACAGCCACCAATACTGACCGGTCCGTCAACAGTAACACCAGGAACACCCTATACCTGGACATGTGTATCTTTGGGTGGGTTCCCAGAACAGACTATGTCCATCAGGGTAGACAACTCTGTGTTTACCAATGAAGCCACATTCAAGTCAGAGTATGATGATAGCATAAAGGCCTTTAGGGTAACCGGAACACTTGTTTGGAGCCCAGATACCAGTTATAATGGACAAAAGTTATACTGCGAGGTGACGCACCCTGAAACGTTAGGACCAAACAACCCACAGACTACTAGTCTATCACTGACTGTTCAAT CCACACCACAAACACCAGAACTGACTGGTCCGGCCTCAGTTATCTCTGGTACATCTCATACATGGACTTGTATATCCTCCGGTGGTTATCCAGAACAAACTATGTCAATCAGGGTCGGTAACTCTGTATTTGGTAATGAGGTGACGTTTAATACAGTATACGATGAAAGTTCTAAGACCTACAGAGTAATAGGAACACTTGTATGGAGCCCTACAACCACTTACAACGGCGAAACACTTTACTGTGATGTTTTACATCCTGACACCTTAGGAAATAGTCCACAGACAGTCAGCTTGTCACTCACTGTACAGG CCACACCAAATACCCCAGTTCTGACCGGTCCAGCCTCAGTGGCCGCCGGAACATCTAACACATGGACTTGTGTATCCTCCGGTGGTTATCCAGAACAAACTATGTCAATCAGGGTCGGTAACTCTGTGTTTGGTAATGAGGTGACGTTTAATACAGTATACGATGAAAGTTCTAAGACCTACAGAGTTACAGGAACACTTGTATGGAGCCCTACAACCACTTACAACGGCGAAACACTTTACTGTGATGTTTTACATCCCGACACCTTAGGAAATAGTCCACAGACAGTCAGCTTGTCACTCACTGTACAGG CCACACCACAAACCCCAGTTCTGACCGGTCCAGCCTCAGTGACCGCCGGAACATCTAACACATGGACTTGTGTATCCTCCGGTGGTTATCCAGAACAAACTATGTCAATGAGGGTCGGTAACTCTGTATTTGGTAATGAGGTGACGTTCAAAACAGTATACGATGAAAGTTCTAAAACCTACAGAGTTACAGGAACACTTGTTTGGAGCCCTACAACCACTTACAACAGAGAAACACTTTACTGTGATGTTTTACACCCTGACACCTTAGGAAATAGTCCACAGACAGTCAGTTTGTCACTAACTGTACAGG CCACACCACAAGCCCCAGTACTGACGGGTCCGGCCTCAGTTATCTCTGGTACATCTCATACTTGGACTTGTGTTTCCTCCGGTGGTTACCCAGAACAAACCATGTCAATCCGGGTCGGTAACTCTGTGTTTGGTAATGAGGTGACGTTTAATACAGTATACAATCAAAGTTCTAAGACATACAGAGTAACAGGAACACTTGTATGGAGCCCTTCAACCACGTACAACGGAGAAACACTTTACTGTGATGTTTTACACCCCGACACATTAGGACAAGCTCCTCAAACAGTTACTTTACCATTAACTGTTAATA CAACCCCACAACCACCAACATTAACCGGTCCGACAACAGTTTCACCAAGAACAAGAGTGGCATACAGAACACCAGAAACGTGGACATGTGTATCTTTGGGTGGTTTCCCAGAGCAGACGATGTCCATCAGATTAGAAAACTCTGTTTTCACGACGGAAGTCACAACCAAATCAGAGTATGATCAAACTTCAAAGACATATAAAGTTACCGGTACACTTGATTGGAGTCCAGACACCAGTAATAACGGTCAAAGTTTATATTGCGATGTTACTCATCCAGAAACGTTAGGACCAAACAACCCACAGACAGTTAGTCTTCAGCTGACAGTGCAAG CCACACCACAAACCCCAGTACTGACCGGTCCAGCCTCAGTTATCTCTGGTACATCTCACACGTGGACTTGTGTATCCTCCGGTGGTTTTCCAGAGCAAACTTTATCCATCAGGGTCGGTAACTCTGTATTTGGTAATGAGGTGACGTTTAATACAGTATACGATGAAAGTTCTAAGACCTACAGAGTTACAGGAACACTTGTATGGAGTCCTACAACCACTTACAACAGAGAAACACTTTACTGTGATGTTTTACATCCTGACACCTTAGGAAATAGTCCACAGACAGTCAGCTTGCCACTCACTGTGCAGG CAATTCCCCAGCCACCAACATTAACAGGTCCAACAACAGCAACATCTGGTACCCCAGAAACGTGGATATGTATATCAATGGGAGGCAACCCAGAACAGAAGATGTCCATGAGAATAGGAAACACTTTATTACCCAACGAGTTGACAACTAGCTCGGAGTTTGATCAAAATTCAAAGACATACAAAGTAACAGGTACTCTTGTATGGAGCCCCAAAACCAGCAATAATGGAGAGATGGTGTACTGTGATGTGACGCATGAAACATTAGGGAACAGCCCACAAACCGTCAGCTTACCTTTAACCGTTAAAA CAACACCAGAGACACCATTATTGACTGGTCCCACGACGATGCTTTCTGGTACCTCAAATACGTGGACATGTCTGTCCCTAGGTGGCAATCCTAAACAAACCATGAGTATGAGGATTGGTACAACACTTCTTAATAGCCAAGTAACCATTAGCTCAGAATATGACGAAAAGTCAAAGCTTAACAGAGTAACTGGTACACTTGTATGGAGTCCAGAATCCAAACATAACGGAGAAAccctgtcatgtgatgttttacaTCCGGACACTTTAGGTCAAAGTCCACAGACAGTTAGTTTAACATTAACAGTGAACT CGACACCAACTAAACCAACTCTCACAGGTCCAACTAAAATAACAACAGGAGTACAAAAATCTTGGACTTGTACGTCACGTGGCGCTTTTCCAGAGCAATCAATGACTATCAGGATCGGTAACTCTGTGTTCGGTAATGAAGTGACAGTTAACTCAGTATATGATGATAACAGTAAGACGTATGAAGTGACTGGTACCCTATTGTGGACTCCTAGTACCAGTAGTGATAGGGAAGTGCTGTATTGTGATGTATTCCATCCAGAAACATTGGGCAGCAACAACCCACAAACAACTAGTTTATCACTCACTATTAAAG ATGCACTGACGATTATAGCACCTAAAACATTATACGATCCTTTCACCGAAGACGCAGTAACTTTAGACTGTGTGATCACATCCGGGACTCCAACAGAAATTAAATGGTACAGAAACAGTGATCGGATTTTTGTGTCTGTTGATCCTAGATTATCGGGTGGTAATACCGATAATCCAGCTTTAACGATATCTGAGATAGAGATGGCTGATGGTGGAAGTTATGTCTGTGAAGCGACCAATGAATTCTCTACAGTAGACACCAATACTATATCATTGTCACCAATTG aaaaaccTGCTACAGAACATTACATCATAACAAAGATTCTCAACGGTTACAACAAACTTGTACGCCCAACAGACCCAACTGTTAATGTTACGCATTTCCTTATTCCGAGGGAACTTGTACATTTT gaagCTGGAAATCTTTTATTGGAGTCGATGCAGTGTATGAGTTGGATTGACCCTAGATTGTCCTGGAATAGAGGTCAAAACAGAGTTAGTCTCCCATCATCACAAATCTGGATTCCGGACATTGTATTGTTAGGACA AAAATATGAACCTGATTTTGAGACAAAAGTTATCGTAACACAGGGCGGTAACGTTGTATATTGTCCCCAGGGACAGATCACATCTACGACCTGTCAAGAAAAAGCAGGAGAAGTTTATGAATGTGACTTCCGGTTCTTGTCGTGGTCCTACGACAAAGTGATGTTAGACATTAGGTTACCAGCGACACAATCTGTTGATTCACACATTGACATGTCGGTCTTTATGGAACATGAAAAATACGAAGTTGTTAGTAGATGTGCAACAAGAGAGGAAGTGAGACATCCTTGTCGAGAAGGAACTTACCCAGAACTTAAATATAGCATTGTGTTGAGTCGAAGAAGGACATTTTGCAGAGACTATAATCAAAGTCCTACTTGTAATTGA